GAGGATTACAACTACCGCGACATCCATGGCACCATCAACTACCCCCTGAGCGGTGACCTGCTGCTTAACCTGAAGCTAACCGGGCGCAGTGATGCGATCGACGCCAACCGGGATCTCATTATCAACCTCAACCTGGAAAACAACATTCCAACCATGCTGCGCTCATTACAGGCCAGCCGAGACCTGACCGATGTTCTCGAGAAGGAGGTACGTTAGTGCAGGGGCCCCGTTGCGCAGAACACCGCTTCTTTCGGTACACTGTTCAGTTACGGTTAATCTCACAGTATCTATAGTAATCATCATCCGCCGTCCGGTGCGTCCGCGATACCGGCCTGGCAGTACCAGCCTGAGCAAGTGCTCAAGTAAAACGGGAGTATCCAGTGAATCAGACAGGAATCCTCAAGCGCGCGGCTCTTTGCCTGCTGTTGGCGCTTGGCTTCACGGCCACCAGCGGCTGCACGCCGACCGTTGCCGTGCAGGCACCCAGTGAACCTATTACCGTGAATCTGAACGTGAAAATCGAACACGAAATCCGCGTCAGGGTAGACAAAGAGCTGGACGACCTGTTCGAAGATAAGGAGGGCATTTTCTGATGAATCTGAATCTGACGAACAAAACTCTGACCCACGCAACAAGGAAGCCGTTACCCGCCATGAAGCCACTGCTTAAAAAACTATTTTCAGGCCTCTTTGCGCTCACACTGCTGATCGCACTTCCCGCCAGCGCCATCTCGCTGAAAGAAGCACAGAGTAAAGGCCTGGTGGGTGAGGCCAACAGCGGATATATCGCTGTGGTTCAGGGCAGCTCCCCGGAAGTCAACGCACTTGTGGCGGAAGTGAATGCCAAACGCAAGCGGGAGTACGCAGCCATCGCCAAGCGCAATAACATCGATATCAGCCAGGTGGCCGCGCGCGCGGCAGAAAAGTTGGAGTCCCGTTTGGCCAAAGGCGAGTATTATCAGGACA
The nucleotide sequence above comes from Microbulbifer salipaludis. Encoded proteins:
- a CDS encoding YdbL family protein produces the protein MNLNLTNKTLTHATRKPLPAMKPLLKKLFSGLFALTLLIALPASAISLKEAQSKGLVGEANSGYIAVVQGSSPEVNALVAEVNAKRKREYAAIAKRNNIDISQVAARAAEKLESRLAKGEYYQDNLGRWKQK
- a CDS encoding YnbE family lipoprotein, yielding MNQTGILKRAALCLLLALGFTATSGCTPTVAVQAPSEPITVNLNVKIEHEIRVRVDKELDDLFEDKEGIF